The proteins below are encoded in one region of Clostridium pasteurianum DSM 525 = ATCC 6013:
- a CDS encoding RDD family protein, with amino-acid sequence MKKIKITTPENIDIEYALAGLGSRSAAAFIDMLIQSIAIVLLIVAAVLIRNYSNWFWVKYYGWILGICLFISVLIIYAYFIIFELNTNGATFGKKILKIRTIRENGQPITLKHSAIRNLFKIFIDMLGVGVVLMFFSKKYKRLGDFAASTIVIADENKTMPITLEDLQNINENFSYYISKEEQEILREYFQRKNQLENYIELRQELRMHFTNKFESLGILKEWQDFISKI; translated from the coding sequence ATGAAAAAAATTAAAATTACAACCCCTGAAAATATAGATATAGAGTATGCTCTTGCAGGACTAGGGTCAAGAAGTGCTGCAGCTTTTATTGACATGCTTATTCAAAGTATAGCGATAGTTTTACTTATTGTTGCAGCAGTACTTATAAGAAATTATTCAAATTGGTTTTGGGTAAAATATTATGGATGGATATTAGGTATATGTTTATTTATTTCTGTATTAATTATTTATGCTTATTTTATAATTTTTGAGCTTAATACCAATGGAGCAACTTTTGGAAAAAAAATTCTTAAAATAAGAACTATAAGAGAAAATGGTCAGCCTATTACATTAAAACACTCTGCTATAAGAAATTTATTTAAGATATTTATAGATATGCTTGGAGTAGGTGTGGTATTAATGTTTTTTTCAAAGAAATATAAGCGATTAGGGGATTTTGCAGCATCTACTATAGTTATAGCTGATGAAAATAAAACTATGCCAATTACTTTGGAGGATCTTCAAAACATAAATGAGAATTTTAGTTATTATATATCCAAAGAAGAACAGGAGATTTTAAGAGAATATTTTCAAAGAAAGAATCAATTAGAAAATTATATTGAATTGAGACAAGAGCTAAGAATGCATTTTACAAATAAATTTGAAA